A single Leptospira barantonii DNA region contains:
- a CDS encoding acetyl-CoA C-acetyltransferase, with protein sequence MEDAVILDGIRTPFGNFGGTLKDLSAVDLGVLASKAILEKTGVSPDAIGESIFGNVIPTGKEAIYLARHIGLKTGLPLAVPALTLNRLCGSGMEAIIQAAKKIYLGDADAVLAGGVESMSNAPYVVRNARWGVRYGSAEFEDTLEQGLTDQYVGLIMGQTAENLADQYKISRQEQDEWAATSQTRAEKATIEGRLKEEILPVTIGGKKPITLDKDEFIKGAAGVEKLGGLKAVFRDGGTVTAGNASGLNDGAAAAIIASASYANKIGKKPLAIIRGYGHAGCDPAKMGIGPAIAIPAALKKAGLRLSDMSLVEVNEAFAAQYLAVQKELGLDPSITNVNGGAVAIGHPLGASGARVTITLAYELRRRKAKYGVASLCIGGGQGIALVLENPEA encoded by the coding sequence ATGGAAGACGCGGTCATTTTGGACGGCATTAGAACCCCGTTCGGTAATTTTGGTGGAACCCTCAAGGATCTCAGCGCGGTGGATTTGGGAGTTTTGGCTTCTAAGGCGATTTTGGAAAAAACGGGAGTTTCTCCGGACGCAATCGGAGAATCCATTTTCGGAAACGTAATTCCGACCGGAAAAGAAGCGATCTATCTCGCTCGTCATATCGGTTTAAAAACCGGTCTTCCTCTCGCGGTTCCAGCGTTGACGTTAAACCGTCTTTGCGGTTCCGGTATGGAAGCGATCATTCAAGCGGCTAAGAAAATCTATCTCGGAGACGCGGACGCGGTTCTTGCGGGTGGAGTTGAATCCATGAGCAACGCGCCTTACGTGGTTCGCAACGCTCGTTGGGGTGTTCGTTACGGTTCCGCGGAATTCGAAGACACTCTCGAACAAGGTCTTACCGATCAGTATGTCGGTTTAATCATGGGCCAAACGGCGGAGAATCTTGCGGATCAGTATAAAATCTCCAGACAAGAACAAGACGAATGGGCGGCGACTTCTCAAACTCGTGCGGAAAAAGCTACGATTGAAGGACGTCTGAAAGAAGAGATTCTTCCCGTAACTATCGGCGGTAAAAAGCCGATCACCTTGGATAAGGATGAATTCATCAAAGGCGCGGCCGGCGTTGAAAAACTCGGAGGCCTAAAGGCGGTTTTCCGCGACGGTGGAACAGTGACCGCCGGTAACGCTTCGGGTTTAAACGACGGCGCGGCGGCGGCGATCATCGCTTCCGCTTCTTATGCAAATAAGATCGGTAAAAAACCGTTGGCGATCATTCGGGGTTACGGTCACGCGGGTTGTGATCCTGCTAAGATGGGAATCGGTCCTGCGATTGCGATTCCTGCGGCCTTGAAAAAAGCGGGTTTGAGACTTTCCGATATGAGTCTTGTGGAAGTGAACGAAGCGTTTGCGGCTCAGTATCTTGCGGTTCAAAAAGAACTCGGTCTCGATCCGTCGATTACGAACGTAAACGGCGGTGCCGTTGCGATCGGACATCCGCTGGGAGCTTCCGGAGCAAGAGTTACGATCACATTGGCTTACGAGTTGAGAAGAAGAAAGGCGAAATACGGTGTCGCTTCTCTTTGTATCGGAGGCGGTCAAGGGATCGCTCTCGTTCTGGAAAACCCGGAAGCTTGA
- a CDS encoding TMEM175 family protein produces MAKAKKSVVKKKTQVIEDSSPKTEEGTIYDAERMVVYSDAVFAIALTLMALEIKIPHLHDLGSGSLFQALLAKWPNYLSFVISFLIISVVWTNHHTIFKYVKKTDHTLIMLNSFLMLNISFIPFCSALLGEYSAQGGENATLASFIYGAWITLGGIPFNLVWRYGVGNPKLRDPNANLDEIKAISGHYIKGPIFYAVVTALTFVNVWLSLAGFVFLILFFFIPASWVFKFKEKAIRSKG; encoded by the coding sequence ATGGCAAAAGCAAAGAAGAGTGTCGTAAAGAAAAAGACGCAAGTGATCGAAGATTCTTCTCCTAAAACGGAGGAAGGCACGATCTATGACGCGGAAAGAATGGTTGTTTATAGCGATGCGGTTTTTGCGATCGCTTTGACTCTGATGGCGTTGGAGATCAAAATTCCGCATCTTCATGATCTCGGTTCGGGAAGTCTTTTTCAGGCTTTGCTCGCGAAATGGCCGAATTATCTGAGTTTCGTAATCAGCTTTTTGATCATTTCCGTGGTTTGGACCAATCATCATACGATCTTTAAATACGTTAAGAAAACGGATCATACGTTGATCATGCTCAACAGTTTCCTGATGCTCAATATCTCCTTTATTCCTTTTTGTTCCGCTCTTTTGGGAGAATACTCGGCGCAAGGGGGCGAGAATGCGACCCTTGCTTCTTTTATCTACGGGGCTTGGATTACTCTTGGGGGAATTCCATTCAATTTGGTTTGGAGATACGGAGTAGGGAATCCGAAACTTCGTGATCCGAACGCGAATCTGGATGAAATCAAGGCGATCAGCGGTCATTACATCAAAGGTCCTATCTTTTATGCGGTCGTAACCGCCTTGACCTTTGTAAACGTTTGGTTGAGTTTGGCCGGCTTTGTATTCTTGATTCTTTTCTTTTTTATTCCTGCGAGTTGGGTTTTTAAATTTAAAGAAAAGGCGATTCGTTCAAAAGGATGA